A single window of Nakaseomyces glabratus chromosome G, complete sequence DNA harbors:
- the BOI2 gene encoding Boi2p (CAGL0G03509g~Ortholog(s) have role in budding cell apical bud growth, cell separation after cytokinesis, cellular response to drug, regulation of cell shape, regulation of exocytosis, vacuole organization), translating into MSGVNTPKLAQLDTSFARNASTSSAATPSSQTFSSKSRFPLYIAINAYTKRMEDELDMNPGDKIQVINDDGEFNDGWFYGRNLRTKEEGLYPVVFTQVLATERKSTVMRAKSSKRIYSPSSREDLVNSPALSNSEVMNDLPSPYLVESGASAFTNNVNRNVSVKSTISDIDKALEDLQHANVNDTTLSSANYNSGDVTQNTVYSTTQGLNVNEASTVSLPRNQNEIMELMNVENWTPDEVTAYFIGHGFDIKSASSFQQHKISGKILLELQLEHLKELDISSFGTRFEMYKQIEMIREVVAREGKVGSHDVIRVEKNRDRNDASALMPAPTLNTSAPRSHPRNASHSLEDLPSSETRTPSTKHRPTSLWIGGGSVSEEKGDLFVSPRRAPKPPSYPSPVQPQRLPTFSNDEQKAVREVSQSTQIDTNVGNSKSSSADQSNSETPLSPFKTVMNRVSLLSPIKSEKKRDEANESAISEDASATSSIYASPSRSLSMVDIKKNSDKPQTKTHRRNSSIASFSSNGKVTERKPSGNDRSKVASIFLSPFKQQFTNNATKSSPSTTPTSPSAAKQPTPVKRSPQPEKRSVSAKTQSKTKSAIASTAIAEEPQKRSVSEAVKSKNKSTKPGLRKQHTSAFTEGLRSISVRDAMKNADYSGWLSKKGSGAVSVWKTRFFTLHGTRLSYFANTTDTRERGLIDITAHRVIPAKEDDKLVSLYAASTGKGRFCFKLIPPQPGSKKGLTFTQPRTHYFAVDTKDEMRGWMAALIKATIDIDTTVPVVSSYSTPTVSLSKAQELLAEAREETKLREEQLQNQESLWNEDDHGSHPDKSLNHTASSHNAETTVITSDSDTSMNTPNLSSTTAGTNGFSSPFLLASGMASPAIARKTSRQTKEPGKLEDSTKAEDTGYFDTEHHKPAEHI; encoded by the coding sequence ATGTCTGGCGTGAATACCCCGAAGCTTGCACAGCTGGACACCAGTTTTGCGAGGAATGCTAGCACCAGCTCGGCAGCCACACCAAGTTCCCAGACATTTAGTAGTAAAAGCAGATTTCCTCTGTATATTGCTATAAATGCATACACAAAAAGGATGGAAGATGAGCTGGATATGAACCCAGGTGACAAAATTCAAGTGATTAACGATGATGGTGAGTTTAACGACGGCTGGTTTTATGGGCGGAACCTGAGAACGAAAGAGGAAGGGTTGTATCCCGTGGTTTTTACTCAGGTGTTGGCAACAGAGAGAAAATCTACAGTTATGAGAGCAAAATCTTCGAAGCGTATATATAGCCCAAGCTCTCGAGAAGACCTAGTGAATTCTCCAGCACTTTCAAATTCTGAAGTAATGAACGATTTGCCATCTCCTTATCTAGTTGAATCTGGAGCTTCTGCTTTCACCAATAATGTAAACCGTAACGTCTCAGTGAAAAGCACGATAAGCGATATCGATAAGGCCTTAGAAGATTTACAGCATGCAAATGTGAACGATACTACGTTATCATCAGCTAATTACAACTCTGGAGATGTGACACAGAACACTGTATACTCTACTACGCAAGGCTTGAATGTGAATGAAGCCTCTACAGTGAGCCTACCGAGAAATCAAAACGAAATCATGGAGTTGATGAATGTAGAAAACTGGACACCAGATGAAGTAACTGCATACTTTATAGGCCATGGGTTTGATATCAAATCAGCTAGCAGTTTTCAACAACACAAAATTTCTGGTAAGATATTGCTTGAATTACAACTGGAGCATTTAAAAGAATTGGATATTAGCTCTTTTGGCACTAGATTTGAAATGTATAAGCAGATAGAGATGATCAGGGAAGTTGTTGCTAGAGAAGGTAAAGTGGGCTCACACGATGTGATAAGAGTGGAGAAAAATAGAGACAGAAACGACGCCAGTGCTTTAATGCCTGCCCCAACTCTAAACACCAGTGCTCCTAGGAGTCATCCAAGGAATGCTTCTCATTCACTAGAAGACCTTCCATCAAGTGAAACACGAACACCTTCTACCAAACATAGACCTACATCCTTATGGATAGGTGGTGGCAGTGTCTCCGAGGAGAAGGGTGACTTGTTTGTTTCACCAAGAAGGGCTCCAAAACCACCTTCTTACCCCAGCCCTGTGCAACCGCAGAGACTACCTACATTTTCGAACGATGAACAGAAGGCTGTTAGAGAAGTAAGTCAATCAACACAAATAGATACTAATGTAGGCAATTCAAAAAGTTCAAGTGCAGACCAAAGCAATTCAGAAACTCCGTTGAGTCCATTCAAAACTGTTATGAATAGAGTGTCACTGCTTTCGCCAATAAAAAGTGAGAAGAAGCGCGATGAGGCGAATGAAAGTGCTATCTCCGAGGATGCCAGCGCAACTTCAAGTATATATGCAAGCCCATCAAGGTCTCTTTCAATGGTAGATATTAAAAAGAACTCAGACAAACCTCAAACTAAAACTCACAGAAGAAATTCTTCGATTGCTAGTTTCTCTTCAAATGGTAAAGTAACTGAGCGTAAACCAAGTGGCAATGACAGAAGTAAAGTAGcatctatatttttgagTCCCTTTAAACAGCAATTCACAAACAATGCTACCAAAAGCTCTCCATCAACTACTCCTACTTCACCCTCAGCTGCTAAACAACCAACTCCGGTTAAGCGTAGTCCACAACCGGAGAAAAGATCAGTTAGCGCAAAGACACAAAGTAAAACTAAGTCGGCCATAGCTAGTACTGCTATTGCCGAGGAACCACAAAAGAGATCTGTTAGTGAAGCTGTAAAATCCAAGAACAAATCTACCAAGCCTGGTTTGAGAAAGCAACATACCTCGGCATTTACTGAGGGTTTGAGATCTATCAGTGTACGAGACGCTATGAAAAATGCAGACTATTCTGGGTGGTTAAGTAAGAAAGGTAGTGGTGCTGTGAGCGTGTGGAAAACAAGATTCTTTACCTTACATGGTACTAGACTTTCCTACTTTGCTAACACTACTGATACAAGAGAACGTGGTTTGATAGATATTACCGCACACCGTGTTATCCCTGCCAAAGAGGATGATAAACTAGTTTCGCTATATGCTGCAAGTACAGGTAAAGGCCGCTTCTGTTTCAAACTAATTCCACCGCAACCTGGATCCAAGAAGGGTTTGACTTTTACTCAACCAAGAACGCACTACTTTGCTGTCGACACTAAGGATGAAATGAGAGGATGGATGGCAGCATTAATCAAAGCAACTATAGACATCgacaccactgttccaGTAGTTAGTTCATACTCCACACCTACTGTATCACTAAGCAAAGCTCAAGAGTTGTTGGCTGAAGCGAGAGAAGAGACTAAGCTGAGGGAAgaacaattacaaaacCAAGAGAGTTTATGGAATGAAGATGACCATGGAAGCCATCCAGATAAGTCCCTCAATCACACCGCTTCCTCCCACAATGCCGAAACAACAGTTATAACTTCCGATTCAGATACAAGTATGAATACACCAAACTTATCAAGCACCACTGCAGGTACCAATGGTTTTAGTAGTCCATTCTTACTAGCTTCCGGTATGGCCTCACCTGCTATTGCTAGGAAGACTAGTAGACAAACAAAAGAACCAGGAAAATTGGAGGATAGTACCAAAGCAGAAGATACTGGATACTTTGACACCGAACACCATAAACCTGCTGaacatatttga
- the SPR6 gene encoding Spr6p (CAGL0G03531g~Ortholog(s) have mitochondrion localization) yields MIAKENANTVLECFKMNFMNANISSNKQKGYRKYSSSSRQRFLEFNNVLSPRIKSRASVKKKTHVARFLSRQRKNKKPTPVEPEELEGPTLLRFGQLAGGRDERATRCPLRGIKHGLHINPDLHCSCGSLSIKPSPLQQSQKQTKEKDCSMAHMSKPSHIATKLYLI; encoded by the coding sequence ATGATCGCCAAGGAAAATGCGAACACTGTTCTGGAGTGTTTCAAGATGAATTTTATGAACGCTAACATATCCAGCAATAAGCAAAAAGGGTACCGGAAGTACAGCAGTAGTTCAAGACAGCGGTTCCTTGAGTTCAACAATGTGCTCTCGCCGCGAATCAAATCTCGGGCCAGcgtgaagaagaagactcACGTTGCAAGGTTCTTATCTCgccaaagaaagaacaagaaaccCACACCTGTTGAACCCGAAGAGTTGGAAGGCCCAACGCTTCTCCGATTTGGACAACTGGCGGGCGGCAGAGACGAACGCGCTACTAGGTGCCCACTAAGAGGAATTAAACATGGTCTACACATAAACCCAGACCTGCATTGCTCATGTGGCAGCTTATCCATTAAACCAAGCCCGCTACAACAATCACAGAAGCAGACTAAGGAAAAGGATTGCTCCATGGCTCACATGTCGAAGCCTTCACATATAGCCACTAAACTATACCTGATATGA
- the SLX8 gene encoding SUMO-targeted ubiquitin ligase complex subunit SLX8 (CAGL0G03553g~Ortholog(s) have ubiquitin-protein transferase activity and role in cellular response to DNA damage stimulus, protein sumoylation, protein ubiquitination, telomere maintenance) encodes MAKSESGEHAGSVPTDGNDSDGSITVIREERSNSDFGSEMINMLQDDEDSQRETSVSEDQIETDLDIEHSPKKRSHASMEGEGSDYDDDDDDLEVTNMNKRRNADLTPETINLEAEEQQVVEIPDEEANDEESKKREYKRVRDYKCPICFEPPDVAIMTPCGHVFCCECLFQMVNNSRTPRKGGVCALCRKTINMKQIKMLVLRKVQKKT; translated from the coding sequence ATGGCTAAATCTGAGAGTGGTGAACATGCTGGCAGTGTTCCCACCGATGGCAACGACAGTGATGGCTCTATAACAGTAATACGCGAGGAACGGTCTAACAGTGATTTCGGATCAGAGATGATAAATATGTTGcaagatgatgaagatagCCAACGTGAGACCAGCGTGAGTGAAGACCAGATAGAGACAGACCTAGATATAGAGCATTCTCCCAAGAAGAGAAGTCATGCTTCCATGGAGGGCGAAGGTAGTGACTACgacgatgatgacgatgactTGGAAGTAACTAATATGAACAAGAGGCGCAATGCAGACTTGACACCCGAGACCATCAACTTGGAAGCCGAGGAACAGCAAGTGGTCGAGATACCAGACGAAGAGGCCAATGACGAGGAGAGCAAGAAAAGGGAATACAAGCGGGTACGAGACTACAAATGTCCTATATGTTTCGAGCCACCAGATGTTGCTATTATGACTCCCTGCGGGCATGTATTCTGTTGCGAATGCTTGTTCCAAATGGTAAACAACTCAAGAACTCCTCGTAAAGGAGGTGTCTGTGCTCTATGCAGAAAGACCATAAACATGAAACAGATCAAAATGCTAGTACTCCGAAAAGTACAGAAGAAGACCtga
- the RPL23B gene encoding 60S ribosomal protein uL14 (CAGL0G03575g~Has domain(s) with predicted structural constituent of ribosome activity, role in translation and ribosome localization; evidence for a extended second exon by 2 amino acids) translates to MSGNGAQGTKFRISLGLPTGAIMNCADNSGARNLYIMAVKGSGSRLNRLPAASLGDMVMATVKKGKPELRKKVMPAIVVRQSKAWRRKDGVYLYFEDNAGVIANPKGEMKGSAITGPVGKECADLWPRVASNSGVVV, encoded by the exons ATGTCAGGTAACGGTGCTCAAGGTACTAAATTCAGAATTTCT CTAGGTTTGCCAACCGGTGCCATCATGAACTGTGCTGACAACTCTGGTGCCAGAAACTTGTACATCATGGCTGTCAAGGGTTCCGGTTCCAGATTGAACAGATTGCCAGCTGCCTCTCTAGGTGATATGGTTATGGCTACTGTTAAGAAGGGTAAGCCAGAATTGAGAAAGAAGGTTATGCCAGCTATCGTTGTCCGTCAATCCAAGGCTTGGAGAAGAAAGGACGGTGTCTACCTATACTTCGAAGACAACGCTGGTGTCATTGCTAACCCAAAGGGTGAAATGAAGGGTTCCGCTATCACTGGTCCAGTCGGTAAGGAATGTGCTGACTTGTGGCCAAGAGTTGCCTCCAACTCCGGTGTCGTCGTCTAA
- the SHO1 gene encoding osmosensor SHO1 (CAGL0G03597g~S. cerevisiae ortholog SHO1 has role in establishment of cell polarity, osmosensory signaling pathway, signal transduction involved in filamentous growth, cellular response to heat; osmosensitivity of CBS138 strain not seen in other strains) yields the protein MSGRRGKIINPRTRGAVRNVGFRNLISDPFAISSILIGLISWVITLGGCISVQVNEDFPRFTWWGIAFQFLIILMLIGFYIYDLVDYYRNFLTASIGVAFVYSTNSANYLIYGSGNQKAAASAGVVLLSMVNLIWIFYYGGDNASPINRWVDSFSLNGIRPSPFEAAKIKAYRRSSKQTQFRGSSVKLTHSTNNLHSASENLGLDNGFYNNPHTSNYVSSTALTEFENTGPPYPSASDLPTNNNAPLRSPQLGNNTIGDTYITATTNNNTNTTMGDTMGLYADLADESFPYRVKALYSYEADSADAYEMSFEQGEILMVSDIEGRWWKAKKESGETGIIPSNYVTIIDNDTEA from the coding sequence ATGTCAGGCAGGAGAGGTAAGATAATAAATCCCAGGACAAGAGGTGCTGTTCGAAATGTTGGATTTCGAAATCTGATATCGGACCCATTTGCGATATCATCTATACTAATCGGTCTAATATCCTGGGTTATCACACTTGGTGGTTGCATATCTGTACAAGTTAATGAGGACTTTCCGAGATTTACATGGTGGGGTATagcttttcaatttttaatCATTTTAATGCTAATCGGGTTCTACATATATGACCTTGTCGATTATTacagaaattttttaacAGCTTCCATAGGTGTTGCGTTTGTATACTCTACAAATAGTGCCAATTATTTGATCTATGGTTCAGGTAACCAGAAAGCTGCAGCATCTGCTGGTGTAGTTCTTTTATCAATGGTTAATTTAATATGGATTTTTTACTATGGTGGTGATAATGCCTCCCCAATAAATAGATGGGTCGACTCTTTCTCACTTAATGGCATCAGACCTTCTCCATTTGAAGCTGCAAAGATCAAGGCGTACAGGAGATCTAGTAAGCAAACCCAGTTCCGTGGATCCTCTGTGAAGCTGACTCACAGCACTAACAATCTACATAGTGCTTCTGAGAATTTGGGACTAGACAATGGCTTTTATAACAATCCTCACACTTCCAACTACGTTTCATCAACGGCACTTACAGAATTTGAGAACACGGGCCCACCTTACCCATCTGCAAGCGACTTGCCTACCAACAACAACGCTCCGTTGAGATCACCACAACTTGGTAACAATACTATCGGTGACACATATATTACCGCAACtaccaataataatacaaatactACAATGGGGGACACGATGGGGCTCTACGCCGATCTGGCTGACGAGAGTTTCCCTTACAGAGTTAAGGCGCTTTACTCTTACGAGGCGGATTCCGCTGATGCATATGAGATGTCCTTTGAACAGGGCGAAATATTAATGGTTAGTGATATAGAGGGCAGATGGTGGAAAGCGAAGAAGGAATCGGGTGAGACGGGTATTATACCAAGCAATTATGTTACGATAATAGACAACGATACCGAAGCCTAG
- the AVT6 gene encoding aspartate/glutamate transporter (CAGL0G03619g~Ortholog(s) have L-arginine transmembrane transporter activity, L-aspartate transmembrane transporter activity and L-glutamate transmembrane transporter activity, more), which yields MSSTVGSGVLTLLHTACGAGILAMPYAFKPFGLIFGILMIMFCGLCSMMTLLIQARVAGYAPDSKNASFFSLTQVINKNLSVIFDLAIAIKCLGVGISYLIVVGDLLPQIAGSITTKPLLLNRDFHITLVMIFVVTPLCLKKRLNSLRHTSSLAIMSVAYLCVLVIIHLVSSDGDIEQMKGHVSIGLPHHGPSPLTTLPIFVFAYTCHHNMFSVINEQKDNRFKTTKYIPLISTSLACILYILIGGCGYMTFGDKIVGNIITLYPHSVSSIIGRIAIALLVTLAFPLQCHPARSSIHNILAFFYPSLNPDLKNTQEPTANADTMSSSQLLATERTPLVRSISSIEDNELAEEQGSIKDVPIEMERKLFLAITAAILIPSYLVAMSVHSLDKVLAIVGATGSTSISFILPGIFGYRLIGSDGATLTRGDRLLKKLGLAATIWGFFVMTASLFATFKYNAHH from the coding sequence ATGAGTTCTACTGTCGGTTCAGGTGTACTGACTCTTTTGCACACCGCATGCGGAGCTGGCATACTGGCCATGCCTTATGCGTTTAAACCCTTTGGTCTCATATTTGGGATCCTGATGATAATGTTTTGTGGTCTCTGTTCAATGATGACATTGCTGATACAAGCTAGAGTAGCCGGGTATGCTCCAGATTCCAAGAATGCATCTTTCTTCTCGTTGACGCAGGTTATCAACAAGAACTTAAGTGTTATCTTTGATCTCGCCATTGCTATCAAATGCCTGGGTGTTGGGATATCATATCTGATTGTTGTGGGAGATTTACTGCCCCAGATTGCTGGTTCAATCACCACAAAGCCACTTTTGTTGAATAGGGATTTCCACATTACACTTGTAATGATATTCGTAGTGACCCCACTATGTCTGAAGAAGCGTTTGAACTCCCTTAGACACACCTCCTCACTGGCTATTATGTCCGTAGCTTACCTATGTGTGCTGGTGATAATACATTTAGTTTCCTCTGATGGCGATATCGAGCAGATGAAGGGCCATGTATCAATTGGGCTACCACACCACGGTCCTAGCCCCTTAACAACATTACCTATCTTTGTCTTTGCATACACTTGCCACCACAATATGTTCTCAGTGATTAATGAACAGAAAGATAACCGTTTCAAGACTACAAAGTATATTCCTTTAATCTCAACGTCCTTGGCATGCATATTGTATATCTTAATTGGCGGTTGTGGATATATGACCTTCGGAGATAAGATCGTAGGCAATATAATCACATTGTATCCCCACTCGGTCTCTAGCATTATTGGAAGAATTGCCATTGCATTACTAGTCACGCTAGCATTCCCGTTGCAGTGCCATCCGGCAAGAAGCTCAATTCATAATATCCTTGCGTTTTTCTACCCTAGCTTAAATCCTGACCTCAAGAATACACAAGAACCTACAGCGAATGCAGACACTATGAGCTCTTCACAACTGCTGGCTACTGAGAGAACCCCATTGGTGCGTTCCATTAGCTCCATAGAGGACAACGAACTAGCTGAAGAACAAGGATCAATTAAGGATGTACCCATAGAGATGGAGAGGAAGCTATTTCTAGCGATTACTGCTGCGATCTTGATTCCCTCATATCTCGTGGCAATGTCCGTGCACTCACTTGATAAAGTATTGGCAATTGTGGGAGCCACAGGATCCACCTCGATCTCTTTCATTCTACCAGGGATATTTGGCTACAGATTAATAGGATCAGATGGAGCTACTCTAACCAGAGGTGATAGATTGCTGAAGAAGCTTGGATTAGCAGCAACAATATGGGGATTCTTTGTGATGACAGCATCGCTTTTTGCTACTTTCAAGTACAATGCCCACCACtaa